The Nicotiana tabacum cultivar K326 chromosome 1, ASM71507v2, whole genome shotgun sequence genome segment ATTTGACACAACCAATAGAGGAAGGACATTGCCCCAGAATCTTTAAGGAAAATAATGATTATTCTGTGCTTTCttggaaaaaataaaagttgATTTATTTATGAGAAGTAGCTAAGAATAAAAGCGCCTGTAGCTCAGTGGATAGAGCGTCTGTTTCCTAAGCAGAAAGTCGTAGGTTCGATCCCTACCTGGCGCGTTTTCTTTTTTCCACTAGTTGAGCTCACTGGTTCACCAGCTCCATCAGACGTATTTTCTTCCCCCATTCCTCCACCTTCACTTCCTTTTCATGATTTCCTATATAGGCTGCAAAATCATTCTCACTTCAATTTTCAAGCTTCATTGCAATTTGTATGATCTACCAACTGTCCATCTTCTTCTCATTTACCTTTCTTCTAGCATCAAAATCTCCTCTACTTTTTATCCAACCATTAATTCTATATAAATCCCAGAAAAATGCAATACCTTCCAAGCCATATTAGCAAGTGTTATCCAAACACATCTCCAAAAAAATGTCCATAGTTGCAGAAGCACCTGGTTACATCCAAGTTTTCTCCGATGGTTCAGTTAAACGATTCGCGCCTGAAATTGCCACTGCATCAATTGAACCATGCAATGGATACAAGTCCAAAGATGTGAACATTGACCCTTTAAAGCCAATATCTGGTAGAATATACCTCCCTGATTTTCCTGAATCAGGAGTTATAAACCAGCAGCTTCCTGTTTTAGTCTATTTCCATGGCGGCGGATTTTGCATTGGCTCAACTACATGGCTTGGTTACCATCTGTTTCTTGGAGATTTAAGTGTTGCTTCCAAATCTATCATCCTTTCAGTAGACTACCGTCTTGCACCTGAAAATAAGCTTCCTACAGCTTACGAAGATTGCTATTCTGCATTGGAATGGCTGATCAAGAACTTAGAAAATGAACCATGGCTGAAAAGGGCTGATCTTGATCAGGTTTTTCTTTCCGGGGACAGTGCTGGAGGCAATATAGTCCATCAGGTTGCTATCCGGGCgattagaaatgaagattttCGTGGTAGACTTAAAGGGTTGCTGCCAATTCATCCCTATTTTGGGAGTGAAAAGAGGACTGAATTAGAGACGGCTAATGGATCAGCCGGGGAAGTGGAGATGAACGACATGTTTTGGAGGCTTAGTTTGCCACAAGGATCAAACCGTG includes the following:
- the LOC107778393 gene encoding putative carboxylesterase 17 — translated: MSIVAEAPGYIQVFSDGSVKRFAPEIATASIEPCNGYKSKDVNIDPLKPISGRIYLPDFPESGVINQQLPVLVYFHGGGFCIGSTTWLGYHLFLGDLSVASKSIILSVDYRLAPENKLPTAYEDCYSALEWLIKNLENEPWLKRADLDQVFLSGDSAGGNIVHQVAIRAIRNEDFRGRLKGLLPIHPYFGSEKRTELETANGSAGEVEMNDMFWRLSLPQGSNRDYFGCNFENAEMSVAEWSRFPAVIVFVAGSDFLKERGVKYAEFLKKNGVKRVELVEAEGQVHVYHVFHPESEATRLLQKQMSDFIHSF